Within the Verrucomicrobiia bacterium genome, the region ATTGTGCTGGGCAGGCGGATGGCGAGATTGCCACCTTCGTGCAGGTAATATGGCGTATCAACGAAATCAGGCGGCCACGATTTGGCGGTGCGCCAGACATTGCCGGGAGCACCGGTTTCATCCAGCGCTCCCATCACATAGTAGCGCACATTAGGCTCATTCATCACGCCATTGTTGATGCCCTTCAGCCAAAAATCGAACCATTTGATCATGTGCGCATAGACATCGAACTGCGCATTCTCAGGATAAACGAGATCGCCGACTTTGTTCGGCTTCGGATAACCGCCATGCAGCCACGGGCCGAGCAGCAGTTTTTGTCGCTTTTGGGAGTTTCCTCCGCCTTTGGTCTGGCGACCGAGGTAGCTCTGGATGGAACCGACGGACATAAAATCATACCAACTGCCGATGGTGAAGCAGGGGACATTCATGCGACCAAAATGAGGGGTGCAGTCTTCTGCCTTCCAATAGTCATCATAGGTGGGATGTCGGAACCACTCTTCCATGAGGCGAAGGTTGTCCACCGGATCGCGCGCTTCCTTGGCAAGCTCTGCATGGCGTAATGGACGGTAGATGCCACCGATGCGATAGCCTTCATGAAAGAGGCTTAAGCCGGTATCCATCATGTACTGGCAGACGAGATGGGGCGGGGCGGAGACGGCGAGGAAGTTCTGGGCGAAGCCGCCTTGGGAACCGCCGAACGTGCCGACCTTGCGGTTGCACCACGCCTGCCGGGCAAACCACTCCACCAGATCATAGCCATCCTGTTGCTCGCCCCAGCCAAGTGCGCGATAGCCCTGCCAAACGCCTTCAGATTCATGCGAGCCGCGGAAGTTCACTTTGGCAACGACGTAGCCATTCTCAGCGAGTTTGGCCATTTCCTTGCGCGTGGCTGCATTCGTGATGCTGACATAGCGTTGCTCGAAGATGACGGGATGTGGACCAACTTTATCCGGGAAGTAAACGTATGCTGACAGTTTCACGCCGTCGCGCATGGGAATCATGAAGTGTTCTTCACGGACATTGCCGAGATCGAGCGGGGGGAGTTCGGCGGCATGCGTCAGTCTGGCTGCAAATGACAAGACGATTAGCAAGACCAGGTATGGAAGCGGCATGAGAATGGTGTAGCCGGAGACTGGCTGTACAGCAAGCAGGCGGATGCGTGAGCATCCGCCTGCGGTCTCTTGGCTTAAATCACTTTTTGCTTTCGGCGCGAATCTTTTCGGCGTCGGCTATGACTTCAGCGGCGGTTTTGCCGTGGAGGGCCTGGCGCATGGCTTTTTCTCCCTCTTCCGGATTCAGCATGTTTCCGAGAAGGTGTTTGGCCCCGATCTGCATCGCTGCATCCTGGAATTTCTTCTTCTCCTCGGCAGACATGGGTTTGAGGATCTCTTCCACGGATTTTTTCATGGTCTCGTCCGTGGTGGCATCGATCCGTTTAGGAGCCCCGCCACAACCTCCCGCCAACAAGGCAAGAGCCAGCAATAATGTTCCGATGTATTTCATGATTTCTTCCGGGGGATGGGCCAACGTGTTTCTGGCACCAACCTCCAAGACGATCAATCAATATCAATATGCGAAAAATCCAAGACAATAATCCTCTGAGGGACGACGGGTGGCTGAGGCGGCGAATATGGAATCACAGCCGGGGGGGCTGGGATCCGTCTGAAGAAGTTTGCGGAGGTATGTCTTCCGTCGTGGCATCATTATCGGGCCGATTGCGTTGGAAAACATCCAAAACATCTTCCGGGTCAAAATGAGCCAGATCGACGCCTTCATCTGGAGCGCGAAGTGTTGCGATTTGCAACTGGTGGGCAATCGTCTGCACGGTGCTGAGCGAGTAGTATTTTATGGCACCGACGCTCAGATGTGCCTTGAAAATGACCACCACCAGGCTGTTCACGTCCACGTTCACCCACAGCATGTTCGCGATCTCGCCCTGCTGGAACATGCTGCTGAAGTTCGTTTCGTTAAGGCGGTCGGCGATGAACTGGGTGGCGGCGAAAGCATTCGCAGCTAGGGTGGCAAGTTCCGTGGTATTAAAAATCTCAGTATCGCCCTGTTGCGCGATGAGGTATCCCGCCTTTTCCACGAAGAGCGCGGTGCTGGCCTCGCTCTTCACGAGAAGATCTTTTAAAGCAGTATTGATCTGCTCGAAGTCTTCTTCGGTAAGACTGGGAAATGGCGTCATTTGTGATATGACAACAACCGGTTACGGAAGTGCAGCGCGAAACTTATTTGCGACCACCCTGGTTGATGAACTTGTGCAGGAGCATGCGGGTAATCATGTTCAAAGTTTCGAACACGCCCACACCCTTGAAGGCGGCACCTTCGAAGGAAGGCACGCGCACATCGCGGTTGTTCAGCAAGAAATCCATGTATTCCACTGGGGCGACGTTCGGCAGGTCGCGCTTGTTGTATTGGAGTACGTAGGGGATGTCCGCGAGATTCAACCGGAGAGTCTTCAAGTTGTCCTCCAGGTTCGCGAAGCTCTCGACGTTCTCCTCCATCTTGTCGTACTGGGAATCAGCAACGAAGACGATGCCGTCCACACCGCGCAGCACCAATTGGCGCGTGGTGTTGTAGATGACCTGACCGGGAACGGTATAGAGCTGGAACTTGGTCTTGAAACCCTTGATCGACATGGCCTCGATGGGAAGGAAGTCGAAGAAGAGTGTGCGGTCTGAACTGGTGGCCAGTGAGACGAGCTTGCCCTTGTCCTCGGGGTTGGTCGTCTTCACATCGGAATGGACCTTCTCAAGGTTCGTCGTTTTGCCACACTGGGCCGGGCCGTAGTAGACGATCTTGACCTGGATTTCCTTGGTCGCCTGGTTGATGATTGCCATAGGGTTTTACGGTTACTCGTTTAGCTCAGGGTTGCGGCCAGTTTTTTAAGCTCGTCCACAGGCAGCGAAGCATCTGCCTTGCCAATCGCGGCCAAAAAAGTGCGACCGGATTTGATGATGGCAAGACTGCGGTTGCTGGTCTGCACGGATACGGCCTTCGGCTCGCCCAGTTTCAAATCGCCCGTGAACTGGTTCATGCGGCTGAACATCGCCACCACGAATCCGGCGAAGGCGTCCGCATTGAACTCGGCTGGCAACTGCGCTGCGACTTTCAGGCCTTCAGGTGAGGCTACGACCACGCCTTCCACGTTTGGCAGGGCCAAAACTTTGGTGACGAGCTCGGACGGATTGGAGATCGAGGCTGGTGCAGCGGTAGGTGCCGGAGCTGCTGCTGCTGCGGGAGCCGCTGCTGCTGCGGGAGCCGGAGCTGCAGGGACCGGAGCTGGACCTTTGCCGGAGAAAACGTCCGGGATGTTCTTGTCCACTGCGATGGACTTCTGGGCAGCACCCGGCTTGCGGGCGGCCATGAACAGCGGGATGACGATCTTCAGCGGCAGTTCGAGATTTTCCGCATCACGATTGGCACCAACCGAAGCAGGCAGAGCCGGAGTGATCCAGCCGCGCAACTGGCTCCAAGTGAAGAGAATCTTGCCCTTGCGCATCATCGGCTCCACCAAATCCAGCGGGACATTGATGGTCAGACCGGCCAAGTTGTGCTTGGCGAGTTCACCTTTGATATCTTCCGGCCACGTGCCGTAAAGCGCTTCTACGCCGCTGGACAAGTTACCGCCTGTAGGTGCTGCTGCAGGAGCGGCGGCTGCGGGAGCGGGTGCCGGAGTGGGTAAAGGAGTTTGCGGCTTGATGGCTGCCGGAGCTGGGGCAGGCGCCGGGGCTGGAGCGGCTGGTTTGGCCGCAGGAGCAGAGGGACGTAACGAAGCCGGATCAGGCAAGCCCATGGAGGGCTTGATAGGCGCCGAAGGCTCGACAGCAGGAGCGGGTGCCGGGGCTGGCGCAGCGGGTTTCGGAGCCGGTGCGGGCGTGGGCGTGGGCAAAGGAGTTTGTGGCTTGATCGCCGCGGGTGCTGGGGCGGGAGCCGGAGCAGGCGCTGGGGCTGGGGCTGGGGCTGGGGCTGGGGCTGGCGGCGGCGCCACCGGAGCGGGTTTGATCTGGGCTTTGCTAGGATCAGCAGCATCGCCATCTGCGCCGAAGACGGGTTTGATATCATCAGGGATATCAATGATGGTCTGGTTGGCACGCCGGGTGAATTGACCGGGTTTGACCTTGGAGAGCACTTCTTTTAGCGGGAGGCTGATCAAGGTCTGGTCCAAGGAGGCATCGCCACCGTAACCGGCGGTGCCTGTTTGGGCCTTAAGTTCCGAGTAAGTGATCTTGACGCTGCCTTTGGGGAGACCTTCCAGCACGCGCTGGAGGGAAACCTTGATGGTGGCGTCTCCAGAGGGTTGGGCGGTGACCAATCCCTTCAGTTCCAGCGGCAGGTTCTCAAGCACACCTTTCAGAGATACCGTGATGGTTTCGCCGGAGGGTACGGCTGGAGCCGGGGTGGCTGTAGCGGCTGCCGCTTGGGCGGCAGGTTTGGATTGAGCCACCGGAGCTGCCGATGGTTGGGACTCGGTCTTTGATTTAGCTTCGGAGCCCTTCCCGAAGAGGTTCTTTATAAATCCCAGCATTTGTTTGGAGCGATCTAGTTGTCCTTGAAATCGGCTGCAAACCAGTCGATACCAATTAAGTGCGCTTGCCTTTTGTGGCGCAAAAGAATTTAGATAGCAAGAAATTAACTGCAAAAGCGGAATTGAAAAAGGGTTATGGCTGAAAAGCATAAAATCTTGATACTGGACGATGAGCAGGATCTCTTGGACCTGTATCGCGACCTGTTGAGCAAGCTGCCCAGCCAGCCGGAAGTCTTCACTGCAAACTCTGGCGCCCGAGCACTGGCCTTGCTGAATGCTGAGCGGTTTTCCATGCTCCTGACGGACTTGAACATGCCGGGAATGGACGGTTTTCAAGTGATCACGATCGTGCGTCGCCGTTTCCCGGCCTTGCGCACGGTGGTGATGACGTCGCTGGCGGATGAGCAGATCCGTGCGCGTGCTTACGCCATGGGCATAGATCTCTATCTGGAAAAGCCTAATGAGAAGACAGATGTGCAATTGTTCATCGATTGCATCGAATCTCTGCTGGAGCGTGAAGATGCGGGCGGATTTCGCGGGGTTCAGAGCAAGAGCCTGGTGGACCTCATCCAGCTCGAATGTCTTTCACAAAGTTCCTCGGTGCTGAAGATCACGAACAAATCCGTCGAGGCACGCATCTGGATCCAGGATGGTGATGTGATCGATGCCCAGATGAATGATCTCACTGGTGAATCGGCGTTCAAAAGCATCATGAGCTGGAAGACGGGCAATTTCGAGATGCTTGCAGCCGACCCCAAGCGCACGCGCACGATTTTCGGTTCCTATCAAGGATTGTTGCTGGACACGGCACAGGCGATCGACGAGTCCCAAGCCACGGAGGTCAGCATCCAAGGTGAGCCAAGTGTGGCGGAGGGGGGCACCGCTTCGCCGTTGGGGGCGATCAGCCGTGTTCCGGGTGTGGAGTTTGCGGTGGCGGTGGACATCAATGACAAGGCCAAGGTCGATTCTTGGGGCATCGAGAACCCGGCGGCAATGGCGGCATGGGTGCATGATATGATGCACAAGCTGCACGTGATCGGTGAAAAGGTGAAGGCCGGGCATCTGTTGAAGGTGGAAGGAATGGGCGTGCAATCAAATTTAGGTTTCCTTTCACGACCGGACAAGGAATTATGCGTCGGGTTGCGGCGTAACCTCTCGCAAGGCGAGATGGCGTCAACCCTTAGCGAAGTGGGCACGAAATGGGTTTCCTAGGCTTATTCTCCAAAACGGAGCCGGAGGCGAACGTAGGCAAGCTGCCATCGGGCAGTTTCACGATCGACCGCACCGGGCGCATCATTGCGTCCACCCTGCCGCGATCGTTTGATGAGAAGCTGATCCAAGAGATCGGCAGCATCGTGCTGGAAATGTTTCAAAAAGCCCAAACGGTGAACTTGCCTCTGCGCGAGGTTTCGATTCATTATGCGGGTCTCAAGATCACTGCCCGGGAATTACGCGGCGGGGCGATGATTTTTCTGTCACCTGTGAAGATGGGGTGACAGTGGTGTAAAATTTTAACGCAGCCTAGCGAGCACACATATGTCGAACAAGAAACTGGACCAGCTCATTCTCCAACTGGAGAACTACATTGAGGTTTGGAAGCAGTTCAACAATTACATCGCCCTGGCGCGGAGCAAGAAGTTCCAGCCGGAGGATGAGAACCAGTTTCTTGAGATCAAGAGCGTCATCGCGCAGGAGTTGGAGATGATCCTCGCAGTGATTGAAAGCGGCACGCCTTCCAAGGAAGATGTGCATTCGCTGATCGGTTCAGCCCCGTCCATCCGTTACATGAGCGAACTGCCGGAAGGTTCCTTGCGCGCGATCGAGAACCAGTGGCACAAGTCTTTCATCTCCTGGCAATCCATCCTGGGCCAGTTGAAGGTTCAGCAACGTGCCGAAGAAAACAAAGGTTTCTTCAGTATGTTCGGGAAGAAGTAAGAAGATCGCGTTTTTCTTTTCTGCCAGCCGGTGTCAATTATTTGGCACCGGCTTCTTTCGTCATCAGGCTCACGTTTTTCACGTCAGCTTCCTTCGCGGCATCCATCACGGACACCATGACTCCGATTGGTGCGCCTCTATCAGCGCGGATGGCGAGTTTGACTTGTGGGTTCGCCCGGGCGGCTGCGGCTAGTTCCTCCTGAAGTTTGCCAGTGGTGAGGGCGCGGTTGCCGATGAAGAGGTGTGGCTCGGTGTTCGCGATGGTGACGACGAGGGGCGGGTCTTCCGTGGCGCCGCCTTTTGATTGGCGCGATTCCGGTAGTGCGAGTTTCACCGAGGGCAGCTGCTGTTTGAAGGTGGTGGTGACGACGAGAAAGATGAGCACGACCATCAGCACATCGATGAGAGCGATGATGATGACGGCTGGCGCCTGACGTTTGCGTGTACGTGAGAAATTCATCAGAGCACCTTTGCGGCTGGTTGGTTCATGCCGGAAGTTTTGAGCTGCTCGGTTTCTGATGGATAGAGTTTCCGGATGAGTTCATCACAGATGATCTCCAGCTCCACGGTGAAGTGGTCCACACGTTTGGTGTAGTAGCTCCACGCGACGAGTGAAGGGATGGCTACGAGCAAGCCCATCAAGGTCGCTTTCAGGGCGATGGCGATGCCGCGTGCAAAAGCAGTATTATCCCCGAGACCGGCGCTGCCGATGTCACCGAAGAGGGCGATCATTCCATAGACGGTGCCGGTGAGACCGAGCAGTGGAGCGATGCCTGTCGCGATCTCCAGGAAAACGAGGCCGCGTTCCAGGCGGGCGATTTCATGGCGGGCGCGGATCTGCAATGCGTCCACGACGTCTTCTTTGGACCATTGACTGCGTTCGAGCACGAAGAGCACGAGGCGACCCAAGGTGGAAGGGGAGTATTGGCATGAGGCGCGCAAGGTGGCGACATCGCCAGGGTGTTTGATGGCTTGCACCGCGCTCTCCACTTGTGCAGGGGTGATCTTGGATTCACGCAGGGCGAGGCCGCGTTCGATGATGAACGTGAGGCTGACGATCGAAGTGATGCCGAGCAGGACTAGAATGGCTATTTCCATGTTAAAATATTTTTCAGAGGCTGGGGAGCCGTACGTTCTTATTGATAATTGAAAGTGAAAACGACATCGCGATAGGTGCTGGCCAGTTCCCGCTTCACTTCATCCGGCCAAGCCGGAAACGGTGACGGTTTCTCGATCGCGATCTGGCAATAGGCCGTCATGATCGCGTCCACTTTTGTGTCTGCTATCTCCAGATTGCTTACGCGCCCGTTGGAGTGCATCCGGAAGCGCACCACGACGTGGCCTTTGCGGGCGATGGTTGGATTATTGTCGATCGCCGCATACCAAGCGTTGCGGATGGCATCGATGACGATTGCATCGTAACGGCCCAGCGGAGTTGCTTTGGCTTGCAGGCTGGAATTCACGGCGAAGCGCTTCACGCCGCCTTCCTGCTGCATCTTTTCACCGGGAGGACGGTAGTCATTTGATTTGAGCTTGGCCTCGTTCAAGGTTTTGGGCCTTTGCTGGCTCGGTGCTTCCGCCGTTTGTTGGGAGGTGGTTTTCTGGCTTTGAGAGGGGTGCAACTGCTCCAGATCACCGCGTTCCTGTTTGCCTTCGCCGGATTCTTGCTTGGCCATTTGCTGGCTCTTCACCGTTTTGTCCGCGATTGGTGTGTTATTCTTAAATGGATCCGCTTCCACTTTTGCCTGGGGGGTGGACTGGGGTTGCAAGGGCTTGGGTTGCGCCTTGGGAGCCTCAAAGGCCCGGATCATTTTGGTTTGTCGTCCGTCGATCTTGGGCTGATCCGTATCGAGTTTGGTGTCGGGATTGGCAGCCAGGGAATTTTGCGCGGCGTAGAATTTGACGTTCTCGGGTTCATCGACGGGTTTTTGATTTGGGTCCACTTCGATGAAGAGCATAGGCATCTCCTTGGCCGGCGGGGGTGGGGGAGTAAGTATCGCTCGATCCACATCGAGGGATTTGGCTGTCAGTTCGATGACTCTCTCCGGGGATTGGGCGATCTGCTTGAGCAACTCAGGATCACGCAACAAGGCCACGCCAAGGACTGTCGCGCCCAAGGCGAACAGCACGGCGTGTACAGCCAGCGAGATGACCAGAGCGAACAGCAACGGATGCTGTTCGATCCAGTTTCCTGAGGGATTCTTTGAAATCGCCTGCATGAAACAATAAATCGTGCCCTTACGCGACGCTGGGAGCGGCCTGTTTGTTCAAAACGAGGCTAAAAAACGCTGCCGCTACAGGCCAGCGTAGCTGCATCAACGGGTGGGCACCCAGCCGCGGCCCGGAACAAATTCCCGGCTGCCGGAGTTGGATTTGCAACCCGTGCCGAGCAGGGACACTGCCAAAAGGGCTAAAATAAACAATCGCAACATGGGGCTACTCTAAACGGTGCCGGGAAATTCGCAAAGCGACTAAATTATTTTCGGATTGAGGCTTGAACCCTTATTGAAGTCGGAACGTGCCTGTTGAAAGGGGATTGTAGATTGTCCAGGAATGGGCCAGATTGGAGGCACACGGTCGGGGTTCTATGCCGAAGGCGTCTAAATTCATGGTGGGTAAGTTGCTTCTGGATGGGGGCAACTTGAAGGGGTCGTACTTTCATCGCACGGTGGTGCTGATCTGCCAGCATGATGAGCAGGGTGCGTTCGGTCTGGTGTTAAACCGGCCGAGCAAGAACAAGGTGGAAGATGTGATCGAGACGACGTTGCCACCGCGGCTGGAGTCACTGCCGTTGTATGTGGGCGGTCCGGTGCAGGCGAATGCGCTGTCTTACCTTCACACGGATGTTTACGTGCCGCATGCGAATGTAATGCAGAACATGAACCTGGGGCATTCGCTGGAGGGGTTGGTGGAGTTGGGCGAGTCTTATTCGACGACGCAGAAGGTGCGGGTGTTCGCCGGTTATGCGGGTTGGAGTCCGGGCCAGTTGGAGGACGAGTTGAAACGGGAGAGCTGGTTGATTCACCCGGCTTCACTGGAGCTTGTTTTCGAGACGTTGCCGGATGAGGTATGGCGGGTGATCATGCGGCAGAAAGGCTGGCAGGAGCGGCTTTTGGCAGATGGTCCGGAGGATCTTTCTTGGAATTAAGCGGGGAGATCAGTGTGTGGGAAAATACTAGTTGAAATTCTTCTGGCGACGAACGACGTTGCTGCAACGCAACCCAAGAAATGCAAAGAAGTACCCTCGCATGCGCGTTGACTTTGATCCGGGTGCCCGCTAGGCTCCGCGGGAATTTCCAATAGATAAATTCAGCACCGAGAGGCAAATCGTGGCAGTAAGAGACGATTATTTGGTCGATACGCTGGTGGACATGGGCTGGTTGACCAACCAGCAGGTTGAAACCTTGCGACAAGAGGCGGATCAGGCCGGCCAGGGCGTCATTGATATGGCCCTTGCCAAGAACTGGGTGTCTACATTGAACGTGACCCAGGCCAAGGCCGCACAGTTCGGTGTGGAAGTGGTGGATCTGGCGGATATCCGCGTGCCGGATGAGGCGATCGCCGCGGTGCGTCGTGACATCGCCAAGAAATACAAGGTGGTTCCGGTGTCGGTGAATCCCATACGGGTGGCAGTGTCCGATCCGTCCGATCTCGACACGCTGGATTCTCTCCGTCACATCTTGAAGGAAGAAGTTGAGTTCTGTGTGGCGACGGAAGAGGCGCTGGATGCCGCTTTGAACAAATACTATGGCGGTGGTGCCACGGGTGAAGCGAACAAGATGATCCAGGACATCACCGAGGGCACGGTGGACATGACGGATTTCCAAAACGTGGCGGTGTCAGAAGATGATGGTACGGCTGTTGATGCCGATGCACCGATCATCAAACTGGTGAATTCCATCATCGTGGAGGCTTTCAAGCTGCGTGCTTCTGATATTCATCTGGAACCGTTGGAGAAGCGGTTCCGCGTGCGGTACCGCATCGACGGTGTCTTGCAGGAGATGAATAACCCGCCAAAGCGTTTGCAGGCGGCCTTGATCAGCCGTCTGAAAATCCAGGCAGGCATGCAAATCGCCGAAAAGCGGGTGCCGCAAGACGGTCGTATCCAGATGAATGTGGTGGGCAAGTCGATCGACCTTCGTGTCTCGTGTCTGCCCACGAACCATGGCGAGAGCATCGTCATGCGTATCTTGGACAAGACCGGTCTGAAGCTGGGGCTGGCGGAACTGGGCTTCCTCTCGGACGATCAGCAGACGTTCGAACGGTTGATCGGTCTGCCTGACGGTATCTTGCTCGTAACTGGACCTACCGGTTCCGGCAAAACGACCACGCTTTACTCCTGTCTAAACTACATCAACCGGCCTGACCGCAAGATCATCACGGTGGAAGACCCGGTGGAATACGTGCTGGCGGGTATCAACCAGGTGCAGGTGAGTGACGTGGTGGGATTGACCTTTGCTGTGGCGTTGCGCTCGATGCTGCGTCAGGCGCCGAACGTGGTGATGCTGGGTGAAATTCGTGACATTGAAACGGCGTCCATCGCCATCAATGCATCGCTGACGGGTCACTTGGTGTTCTCCACTCTGCACACGAATGATGCGCCGGGCGCGGTGACGCGTTTGATCGATATCGGTGTGAAGCCGTTCTTGGTGGCGTCCTCCACACGCGCGATGATGGCGCAACGTCTGGTCCGCAAAATCTGCAAGAAGTGCGGCCAGCCGCACCAGCCATCGGACTCGGAGTTCCGCACGCTTGGTATTGATCCGCGGACGGTGGGCGAGGTGAACTGCAAGAAGGGCAGGGGTTGCAACGAATGCAACAAGGGCGGCTACCGAGGACGGTTCGGCATCTTTGAGATCTTTTTGGTGGATGACGAGGTGCGCAAGCTGATCAATGACCGTGTGCCAACCACCGCCTTGCGTGCCCGTGCACGTGAGATGGGCATGCGGACCTTGCGTGAGGATGGTGCCCGCAAGGTGCTCGCGGGCCTGACCACCACGGAGGAAGTCATCCGTGCGACAGTGGGTGATGATGAACAGGTGATGAGTTGACCGGGAAGGGTTGTGTCTCGTCCCGTGACCGCCAGATTTTAGCCGATAATATACTATGTCTTACGCGATGTCCGACCTGCTGACCCTCATGGTGAATGAAGGGGCGGCTGACTTGCATCTCCGGGTAAACATTCCGCCATGCATCCGCCTGAACGGTACGCTTGAGCGCGTGGAAGGTCCGCCGTTGAAGCCTGAGGATACGGAAGAGTTGATGAACGCCATCGCTTCGGATGATTCCATCCAGCAGGTGCGCGAAAAGGGCGGAGCGGACTTCGGTTTCGCCTTCGGTGAACTGGCCCGTTTCCGTTGCTCCATCTTCAAGGAACGCGGCAACTTCGCACTCGTGCTGCGCCAGATTCCCAGCAAGCTGCTGACCATCGACCAGATCGGTCTCTCCAAAGACCTCGTGAACACGCTGTTGAACAAGCCGCGCGGCATGATCTTGGTGACCGGCCCCACGGGTTCCGGCAAATCGACCACCCTGGCCTCGATGATCAACATCCTCAACGAAACCCGTGACGAAGCGCACATCATCACCATTGAGGACCCCATCGAATTCTATCACAAACACAAGAAAGCGGTCATCACCCAGCGTGAAGTGCATGTGGATGTGCCGTCCTTTGCTGAAGCTCTCCGCCGCGCATTGCGTCAGGACCCGGATGTGATCCTGGTCGGTGAGTTGCGCGACTTGGAAACGATCGAGGCCGCTGTGACCGCTGCCGAGACGGGTCACTTGGTCTTCGGCACGCTGCACACGAACTCGGCGGCCAAGACGATCGACCGTATCGTGAACGCCTTCCCGATCAACGCGCAGGAAACCGTCCGCATCCAGCTCTCCACTGTGTTGCAAGCGGTGATCGCGCAGATCCTCGTGGCCCGCTCCGACAAACCTGGCCGTG harbors:
- a CDS encoding type IV pilus twitching motility protein PilT, with the protein product MSYAMSDLLTLMVNEGAADLHLRVNIPPCIRLNGTLERVEGPPLKPEDTEELMNAIASDDSIQQVREKGGADFGFAFGELARFRCSIFKERGNFALVLRQIPSKLLTIDQIGLSKDLVNTLLNKPRGMILVTGPTGSGKSTTLASMINILNETRDEAHIITIEDPIEFYHKHKKAVITQREVHVDVPSFAEALRRALRQDPDVILVGELRDLETIEAAVTAAETGHLVFGTLHTNSAAKTIDRIVNAFPINAQETVRIQLSTVLQAVIAQILVARSDKPGRVAIHDIMINTPSISALIRDNKTFRIPSDQQTGAKYGMITLDANLLDKYERGWIKKDEVINRSIDPASCIAKMQEIDLRRAEAEAAAARSK